In a genomic window of Pirellulales bacterium:
- a CDS encoding TolC family protein, which translates to MMFGRLSIVVALAALAAGSALAQPVPLPPVEPGSVQQVSELRLLSPPPISVQQAVATQRTPLTGPETIGPGNPVVPGPLPLDSGPSDPQAARALSIEELEGIALVNNPALARASAAVRTARGKWLQVGLPPNPNIGYSAAEVGNDGKAGQQGGYIEQEFVRGHKLRLNRQVAEQEIRQAEQHYAVEQFRVINDVRVGCFEVLILQRKLELARRLLAIGTQGYSASDQLFKAQEASRVDVLQARIEVNQARILEQNTVNAYASAWRRLAAVLGTPGMGPIPLVGNLEADLPPISWENSLGRLLAASPELAEARAAVSRAQRAIDRAKAEPIPNVNLQTIVQHDNASNYDIAGIQATFPLPLINRNQGGIMQAQGEASQATQQLRQLELSLQQRLAATYERYANARQQVERFAKEILPDAKTALDLVTQGYKQGEFSYLILLTAQRTYFQTNLSYLDALRDLRESTVELEGMLLRDSLQSQITVPNEQPPTPPSANTYVPPPLF; encoded by the coding sequence ATGATGTTTGGCCGGTTATCGATCGTGGTTGCACTGGCTGCATTGGCCGCAGGTTCAGCGCTTGCGCAGCCAGTGCCGTTGCCGCCAGTCGAGCCGGGTTCTGTTCAACAGGTCAGCGAGTTGCGACTGCTGTCTCCGCCGCCGATTTCAGTGCAGCAAGCCGTCGCAACCCAGCGAACGCCACTAACCGGGCCTGAGACGATTGGGCCTGGAAATCCCGTAGTGCCCGGGCCACTCCCGTTGGATTCCGGCCCATCCGACCCGCAAGCGGCAAGAGCTTTGAGTATCGAAGAGCTAGAAGGTATTGCGTTGGTGAACAATCCTGCCTTGGCGCGAGCCTCGGCCGCAGTGCGTACCGCCAGAGGCAAATGGTTACAGGTTGGCCTGCCGCCGAATCCCAATATCGGCTACTCGGCCGCCGAAGTTGGCAACGACGGCAAGGCCGGACAGCAAGGCGGGTACATCGAACAAGAATTTGTGCGCGGACATAAACTTCGCCTGAATCGCCAAGTCGCCGAGCAAGAAATTCGTCAAGCCGAGCAACATTACGCCGTCGAACAGTTTCGAGTGATCAACGATGTGCGCGTCGGTTGTTTTGAAGTGCTGATCTTGCAGCGAAAATTGGAACTCGCACGACGACTGCTTGCCATCGGCACACAAGGCTACTCAGCCAGCGATCAACTATTCAAAGCCCAGGAGGCCAGTCGCGTCGATGTCTTACAGGCTAGAATCGAAGTGAATCAAGCTCGAATTTTAGAGCAAAACACGGTCAATGCATATGCGTCGGCTTGGCGTCGATTGGCGGCCGTGCTAGGAACACCCGGCATGGGCCCCATTCCGTTGGTCGGAAATCTCGAAGCAGATCTGCCGCCGATCTCGTGGGAAAATTCGCTAGGCCGATTGTTGGCGGCTAGTCCCGAATTGGCGGAAGCCCGCGCGGCCGTTTCACGCGCTCAGCGGGCGATCGACAGGGCTAAGGCGGAACCGATTCCCAACGTCAATTTACAAACGATCGTGCAGCACGACAACGCTTCGAACTACGACATTGCCGGCATCCAGGCTACGTTCCCGCTGCCGCTGATTAATCGTAACCAAGGCGGCATCATGCAAGCCCAGGGGGAAGCCTCGCAAGCCACGCAGCAGTTGCGCCAACTCGAACTCTCCTTGCAACAGCGACTCGCCGCCACCTATGAACGCTATGCCAATGCTCGACAGCAAGTCGAACGTTTTGCAAAGGAAATCCTTCCAGACGCAAAGACAGCGCTCGACTTGGTAACCCAGGGCTACAAGCAAGGCGAGTTCAGCTACCTCATTCTGCTTACCGCGCAGCGCACCTATTTCCAGACCAATCTGTCGTACTTGGATGCGCTGCGCGATTTGCGCGAATCCACGGTCGAGTTGGAGGGCATGTTGTTGCGCGACAGTTTGCAGAGCCAAATTACCGTGCCAAACGAGCAACCTCCTACCCCACCCAGCGCAAACACCTACGTGCCGCCGCCGCTGTTTTGA